The genome window aatttgtccagtcgtgtccaactctaggcggcagtgctcatagGCAGAATagtgtaactgccacactattctacatattcccccaggaagtcaatgcacttgcgacatctgtcctgcagcttcttaagtccctgcaaaaaaaattcttccgatggctggtgtaaccactcatttgcagcaatatttgcctccagaacactcccaaatcgttgtccctttatgtattttttgagtttgggaacagataatagtcagaaggagccaggttgggagaatagggtggatggggcattaCTTGAAAGCCTAAGtaggtcagttttgtcattgtttcacctgcagtgtgtgatcaggtgttgtcatgcaagaggatgacacctttggagagctttcctcaacgttttcccttgatgttttgcctcaactttgtcaataaagcacagtaatattttgcattgatggttgaaccctgttggaggtagtccaccagcagaactcccttcttatcccaaaaaactgttgccatttgcttctgcaccaatctttgcactcagaacttctttggcctggaggGACCACTGTGCTTCCATtctttagactgttcctttgtctcaggatcataacagtagatccatgtctcatcaccaatTACTAGTTTgaccaggaaatctgactcattttttgcaaaatgttccaaaacagccactgatgactccacacgtttcctcttttgttcggttgtcaaaagtttggggattcactttgctgccagctttctcatttccaagtcgttgtggataatggcaccaactctctcacgtgatattctcagatatatagcaatactttcgGCTGATATTAGGCAGTCCTCCACGATCATGTCATGGacagctttcacatttgcaggcacagagacagaaacaggccttccactgggtttctcactttcaatacGGAAAtgtccagtttaaaaattgacaacccaacgtttaactgttgcatatgaagggccactgtcacccatagttagagacatttcatcatggatctgctttgcacctttcccttggagaaacaggagaaACTTGATTATGGTtgtatgctcttccacactgaacttttctggaggtgctgccatgttcactttggacctgaatatgaaagataagttaaaatcataggtagttgatttttgcaccattgaatacagacaaattggccaatacaccctgcattttatagcttcctagctcaatttgttctgggaaaggctcaatacttatcagcaccccctcgtaggaGGCAGCTCTACTGTGGTGCTGCAACCAGGGTCTTGGCTTAGCACTGGAGGGGTGCCTGGCTTGGTTTTGCTAATGGAACTGACATAACAACGGAAAGttggaaagttactcttttggactacaactgccataatcctgcagccagcatcttgtaattaaaaacaaaaggcaacTCTTTGGAGCTCTGGGAAGGCTTCCTCCCATTACCTCCAGTGTGTAAGGAAGGGTAGTGGGATTTGCATTGTGACCTGGAAGGCTACCTGTGTCTCATCCCTGACTTAATGAGTTTTTAAGAGGGCTGTTTTATTCATTCAGCTAAGGCTGAGTGACAAGTCATAAGAGTCAGGCATGCATTTTATTGGACCTAAGTGAGTTTAAGGGGTGATGGTGTGCATTTCACTGTGAAAAGGGCATGCACAAATTTAATTATGTACCTTTGCAAGAGAGGAGTCATAGAATTGCTTGATGCACCAGGGATCTGCCTGATCAGCTGGACGGGGACCTCAGTTTTAAATAAATCTCAGGGAGTATTAGTAAACTGGCGGCTTCTAGGGATTTTGGATGTGTTAAAGGCTGTATGTCTTCAGCTGCCCCACTTTCATGCTCTGATAATATCTTTTTGCATCGAGTGTGGTCTGTGAGGCGCATAGAGCTTCCTCCAGAGCAACCTTCTGGACTCCGGGACTGCCAGATTATGCAGACAGTATTTGCTTGGCTGGGGTGGAGGATGCTTTTGATTCCCCTTCTCTTGGAATTCTCTGCAGGTGCTTCTCTGCAGCCTGCTAAGTGCGTGAAAGCTGCTTTTACTGATTTGCAAACCTCAGCCCTTTCTTAGTTGTTCTGCTGGACTGGTCTCAGTTTCATGCGGAAGAGGgctggtagaaaatgagagggatGCAGAAAGGACATTATCCTAATccttcaaaatcaaaatatatccaGTAACTCAGCAGCTTTGCCTGGGCTCCATCCTCCAAAAGGGGATTTTAACAATAAGTACGATTGTTGTGTAACATGCATGGAATTTACAGCTTTttagagggagaggaaggaggtagCTAAATGCAAGCCACAGCTGTGTATTGCAGCTGAAATGCTAATGGCCACTGGCACTTTTCTTGTAACTTCATCCAGATATAAAAAGTGTAATGAAATGATTTAGGTttgagatttaattttttttgaaatgttagCATGTTTTTCTCTTGGCAGAACGGTGGTTtatcttttggttttttaaattaaatatcctCATTGTGAATTCCACCTCACTCCCAAAAGATTGTTGTGCACTTCCTTATCCTGTGTAGGAAAACAGACACAGAGCAAGGGCGTGTGACACCTTGAACTCTTAACAGATTCATtttagtgtgggtttttttgtgttagGATCTGCTACAAAAACACAGACTCAGCAGTTTGCAGTGCACCACAATGCAAAATGTTGACAGCCATAGGCTGGTTAATTGCTGTGTGTTATTTGGAAGTAAGGTACCCCTTGGCCAAGAGAGGCTTACTTTCTGAGAACTGTATTTGAGATTGTGGAGATTGGCTGATGGAGGGGtgcatttaaaaacagcatttaatAAATGCAGGGTTTGTGTGCACTTGCttcttaaagattaaaaaaaatcctgctgagCCTGCTTCAGTGCTTAGGGGCAAATGAAGTAGTTATTTGTTACTAGTTTGATTTTCAACTAACAGGgatccaaatatttttaaatagcttCTAGACACAGTATTTAAATGGCAGTAGAACTGGTCACTGTACAAACACAAAAATATTGTCATTCTGGTGCAAACTTTATATGTTGGATCCAGGTTAACTTAGGAACCATTGGTTTTCAAAGGACCGTGTTCTAACTATATGATTAAGGCAGGATCCAACAGGAAGAAAAGACTGTATAAATCGTGTAATATTAATAAAGGAGTAATACAAATAAGGGAAGTGGGGGGAGGATGAAACTGATGCAAAAGTAACTTTGTGATTGTGTTTGTAATGGTGCATTTTTCTTATTGGTAGGTTAGAATAGGATAGCATGAATGAATGATGGTATCATGGTgacacaaacaggaaaaaaaatgaagaatggGTCCTGCATTTTATAAGAGCTCTGGATCATATAATGGAACACAGTGGCCCATTGTTTCATATCAGTGATGTCCTATGCTTGTTCCTTTTATTCAGTGCTCTGTGAGGAGGGAGGTTGTGGGAACGGAATTTTGACAGCCCCATGTCAGAGTGGATGGAGTAAATTGGTTAGACAGTGGCTTTTAGTATTGGCATTATGCATACTTGGAAAAATGTATACTGTACTAAATTAGACTATTTCCCAGTGCCTTTGCCATAATGTTCCTTACTGATTCTAAAGATTAGGTCCttgctatcttttaaaaatagatgtgATCTTTAAATTGATCTTTGTTTCACTTGAAGATGTGAGAATGTTTAGCTACAGCCTGACTGGTATTGTTGACAGTATAATTTGATGCCACATGAACTTTGCACAATGCACATATCTCATTGTTCATATATccacacagatttatttattttatttatttttattatttatttatttattgcatttatatgccgcccatctagactgaccAAAATACCTCCATCAGGGCAAATGTATGTAGATAGGAAGACTGGGGGTACATAAGGTTTCAGACCAATGGAGATGTGAGATCCAGAGAGCTCTTTATCATCTCTTTTAGCTAGATGACAGGGCTCAAGGTCACTTTGAATCCTCTGAATCTGCAAATCTTGGAGCCtggcagaatgaaaagcagcctTTAAATTCTCTTTATAGAACATGTACAGTACATATAAACCCTCCCCTTCTCTTTGGGAGTTTATTCACTGAAATGTACCTCTTCTGTCCTTAACGTCCTGGGTACATTTAGCCACCATTTTTTGTCCTTAGAAATTGTCGCTGGTGTGGATATGAAAGCTGCATCCTGAATTTGAGTGGAGGGGATGAAAGAATCTTCTTTTTCAGTTCAAGACGATAGCTGACTTTAAAACTATTAAATTTCCTTCCATGTTTGGTCGTCATTACATAGAACTCAGGGCAACCAACTTTGCCGTATTCATTGTAAATTCTATAGCAAGAAAAACTCAATGAACAACCATATGTATAGTAGCACCCATATGGATCCCAGATCATCCCAGGAATAATTATCTTAAAAAATTAATGTTCTCATTTTTGAGCCATCCATAAACAAGGCTTTAATTAGTGACAGCCCTTTTAACCACTCATACGAATCATCACAGTATTAACAGAGTAATTAAATTTGCATTACATCTGCTATCTTGTACCCTCCTATCTGGGATAAGCTGTGTTAGACTTTGCTGTGCTTAAATAGACTTGCATAAAATTGTGCTGTTAAGTAATCTTAAATTTCAGCCCTATGAAAAGTCCAGTTTCACAGAATTCCTGCCTTGCAACATAACTTGTCCTTCGTGTTATCTTACATTGGAAAAACTGTGTATCCAAGGAGgccataaaataaaaattgttacCAAAGCCAATTTCCCAAACAAAATCCCAACCTACTGAGAGCACAGATATTAAATATGTCTGGAATGATGCCATGTGCCTTCAGTAGCTGCATTGCAGCTTTtacacatgctctctctctctctctctctctctctctctctctcactcactcactcactcactcactcactcactcactcactcactcactcactcactcactcactcactcaaggTCTATGCTGTGCTGGAGTTTCACTGCATGGATCAGCAATCAGagcttaagaaaataaaaaaacaagactAGTatactaggggattctgggagctgtagtctgacttttccaagctctggatcagCTGACATATGGAAGGCTGGAGGATACCCAGTTTAGTTCTCTGTGGTAGAAAAGAAATGATCTTATCAATTTTATCTTTCTTTCCTGATCATTTTCACTTTTACCATACAAAAGCTATTTTGTTGTTGAACTGTAACAgacctttcccatttttttggaGTATTAAAAAACTTTTTGAAGATAGTGATAGGGAATGTAAAGGTGTTTTATACCGATACATaaggagaaacaaacagggcTCTCCGCATTGTCTCAAAGATGGACTAAGACCAGCGTCGACTCTAATGCAATGATGGCAAACATTTAGCCATCTAGACGTTCTTGGACAACTCACATCAGCCCTAGCCACCGTagtaaaggatgatgggaatttcaatctggcaacttttggAGGGGGCACTGACTTGGGTATCACTTGGCAAAATcactagattttatttattttcccctgtTCATATCTATACATGAGGACAGAATATTCAGAAAAATGCTAAATATACAGTACAGGAAAGGACCTGTATTTCATGCTTTTGAAATGGAATAGAAGACATCGGAAGCAGAAACTGACAATCTCTTAAGAATACAAAAGGAACAGTTTTGGATCAGACAAAAGGCCTATTGAGGCCATCATTTCTACAATTGGCACCTAGATGTGTCTGGGAGGCCCCTTGCCTTTGCTTTAAACAAGTTCATGTATCTTTTTGGTAGTACAGTACATGGACTGCAATATTAATTCTGCCTCCCTACCTCGCTTTCTGGGAGTAATAGATTACTTGGAAAATAGAGTAGTGGCTTGTTCACTAAATGGGTgaggtataaatataaataaataataaaaataacttaTTAGTAATGGTCCTTCTGCAGAATGCAGCTGTTTTgcacatataccgtatttttctgtgtataagatgatacttttgtctaaaatctttatattaaaaattgagggtcgtcttatacataaatgtaaggagggggagggatcaaagcgctttgattcctgcattccccctccactttcttgcaaaaaagtggagggggaaagcactttcctcgcaagaaaatggaggggaaaagcaagaatcatcaaagcactttgatccctgccttcccccaccactttcttgcaaagaaattaattttgggttagaaaagtgggaggtgtcttatacacagaaaaatacagctaCAACACAGACTGTATGAGAATGCCACATCAGTTAGCACTAGGAAGTGAGATTataacaggattttaaaaattgttctaaaACACTTTTGTTGTTAAACTGAGCCTCTTGGGAGAGGATGAAGTAAGAGCTCTACACCTGACATGTCATAGTAACACTGGTGATACATGTACAGTACAATACAGTAAGTGGTTGTGCAGTTTGGGTGGATGGGGAATTTTATGGACTAAAGTTAAGAAAAAGGAGTATAGAAATGAatgatgtgttttgttttgtttttgtttttttggacttatataccgccccatagcgctacaagcactctccgggcggtttacaatttaattatacaggctacacattgcccccccagcaagctgggtactcattttactgacctcggaaggatagaaggctgagtcaaccttgagccagctacctgggatttgaaccccaggtcgtgagcacagttttagctgcagtacagcgttttaaccactgcgccacgaggctctttagtTAGGTGCTGCTCGTTGCGGGATGAGTTCAGTGGTGAATCCATTTTAATTCTAGCCATTTTTATGACCATGTGAAAttaatcccttttttaaaaaatagaagaggCAAGAAATGGAGGAACTGTGAACTAAAATCCATCTACTTCCATGCAACGCCTTCTTAATATGCAAACCAGAGTTCAGTTTACACATTTTAAATAGCCTCATTGGCTCTGTTTACAGAGCAAAGGTAGCAGTAAAAGGAGCCTGCAGGCAGATGGGAGGAACCTCAGCAAGCCACATCTGGCCTGCAATGCCAAGAGTTCCTGCTGTTGCATTATAACATCATCCCATCTTCTCTGCAAAGAAGTAACAATTAGCAGTCCCATTATAATGGGcgtctatgtatgtgtgtgtctggatTGTGATGCAAGGAGAGAAGCAATTATAAATTCTTCATGCCCTtcagaatgctttttttatttcagtgttcAGAAATGTatggttaattttaaaaatgaggatgCTGCTTGTGTGTGCTGGAATTCCTACCCCTGCAGTAACAGTAGTTCAGAGTGAGTACAGAGGAAAAGCAGAAGTAACAACCATACAGTTAAGTTTGGAGGCAAATGTTGAATGAAAATAGTGTCATGATGACTTGGATTTTaagaactgtacagtggtgcctcgcttaacgacgataatccattccaggaaacttgccgttaagcgaaaacattgtaaagcaaaaataaaaacccaattgaaacgcattgaaacccgctcagtgcgttccaatgaggtaaaaactcaccgtccaacgaagatcttccatttttgctgcctctaaagcgaggaatccgtccctaaacacagcggggagccattttaatcacccggtggccattttgaaaccatcaatcagctgttcagaaaacgtcgttttgtgaagaatcggttcccgaagcagggaaccgatcatcgcaaagcaaaattcccccatttagaccatcgttttccgatcacaattgcgatcgcaaaaagatcatcgttaagtggtttcatcgtaatgcggggcaatcgtaaagcgaggcaccattgtagttctgaaaagtaacttttccaagctttgcagtCAAGGAAGGTTCAAACTCTACAAAAATAGTTTGTGGTCATTTATAGTGATGATGATCccattgttttatttcttctcttcagGCTGACTTTGACAACGCTGCGGAAAATGTTAGAAAATTAAAGACCAGGCCTACTGATGATGAACTTAGAGAACTGTATGGGCTCTACAAACAGGCTACTGTGGGAGACATTAATATTGGTAACTTTGGACACACGTACACAATCCACATGAATGTTGaccctgcatttttaaaacacatatgTTGATTTTGACTGAATTATTTGTGTCTTGTTTCTTGACAGACTGTCCTGGAATGCTAGATATGAAAGCCAAAGCCAAGTGGGAAGCATGGAATCTTAAGAAAGGTTATAATTAATGTAAACCATATCaaaccttttgttttgttattttcctgGAATAAGACATGGTTATAACTGCTAGTTTTTCACTACAGGTTTGTCAAAGGACGATGCCATGAAGGCTTATATTTCTAAAGCAAACGGGATGATcgagaaatatggaatatagaatTCTTCCAAGTATCTTAAATGGCAGTAGTGAATGACTAATTTGAAGAGAAGAGCACTGTTAATTTCCAGTCAGACAAAAAACTTTACGAATCATGAGTTGTTTAACTGGACACTTTATGATGCAGACAGTACTTGTTTACAATAAATTTTTTACCTGATACATGacttgtttggatttttttaatggattaacAACTTTTATGGTTAATGCTGATCAAACTTccatatataatttatatttcatTGTGAACTTTTAAAACTCAGTTATTTGTCTctgatttttttccagatgtCAAAAAGCAAGTTGCAACTGATTTTCACTGAATATTTGTTGCTATGTTCCATTAAGTAACTTCTGGCAGTCTCTGGGCatcttacaacatttaaaatataataaaaaggcaaaataaaaggccaaaataattaaaatgcaattaaaaatatatactctaaaaattgccatcagacccacagctgatattatttcaattaaaagccttctggaacaggaaggttttgacctggcaccaataTGTCATccgcgtcggcgccagatgaatctcagtcgggagggcattccacccAATTCCAGAGAAACCTCTTGGGGCTCAGGTTTATACAAGTCTTTCAGAAATAGCAAGAAACAAATTCAAAATAGTGTACAAGTTAAGTATTCCTACCATTATGTTTGGCCTCTAAACTAACACTGTTCTAATACCCGTTTCATTTCTTTGGTTAGAATTAATGCTACTTTACAGTACATGAATGTACTTTCCTAGTGGAGCCTGAAGTTAACAAAGACTTCAGTTGTTTCCTAGCTTTCCTATTCTCTCCATACACAAGTTTAGTAAAAAGTTTGGATGAAAACTGGACGTGACTTGCACAACAAATTCAATAGACCCATTCATTGTGGAGAGCCCTGCATTTTATTTATGGTAATGTGCCTATTGATGCCTGATTGTTCTTTTTCCTTGccagagaacaagaaaaaaaatatctggtaCGGGCCTCTTACATTCCTGGTAGAACATGATAGCCGTGGGGATTACTTCACTGAGTAACTGAATGTTTTTTCACAGTTAAAAAGAAGTAGAAACCTGTTTGTGACAGAATCAATTTTTGCCCACTGCATGGGACCTGAGAGAACTGCACTTCTCTTTCTAGCAAGAAACAGATCTGTGAAGATAGTTTGGTGTAAATGACCGGTATCCAATTAAACGGATATTGAATGGAAGGTCCCGCCGGCTTGGGATTACACCACTTAGGCCCTGGTTGCACAAGATATTATTGAGTTCTTCCACTGCTTTCCAcatctctgttgtactgaatcatggtcacatGGTTGTTATCCAGGATGAATGTCCCAAGAACTTCTAGCAGTACAGTACTGAtctatttcctcctatttgaatcgttaatggccagctacaccatggtacaggtttattttctctcttgcttcaaggggcaatttagccctttgattttatatatatatatcttccctGTGCACCCACAACCcctgcagggctgaaaattagagggaatgttgatcagGAAGGGTTTCTGTTTAAGAAAGTGTCCTCTATtacactggctgctcctgcagaaatgcattgcacacagtgGGCATGGGATAATTGTGCAGCAGTACTGGCGATCACCCCGCTCCCCCAGTGACATTGCCATACCAATAGTTCAATGTTTCTTCccatagaaatatatatatgacccaccctgcttcttttcagaatcaaagccaggaaggtggccatcGTTGGCgtgcatattttttaaattattatttttcatgccTGA of Pogona vitticeps strain Pit_001003342236 chromosome 6, PviZW2.1, whole genome shotgun sequence contains these proteins:
- the ACBD7 gene encoding acyl-CoA-binding domain-containing protein 7, which gives rise to MTLQADFDNAAENVRKLKTRPTDDELRELYGLYKQATVGDINIDCPGMLDMKAKAKWEAWNLKKGLSKDDAMKAYISKANGMIEKYGI